Part of the Emys orbicularis isolate rEmyOrb1 chromosome 10, rEmyOrb1.hap1, whole genome shotgun sequence genome is shown below.
gggcaggggagaaagCTGAGATATGTTTCTTTATTGCtggaaagctggtctctctcacccacagaagttggtccaataaaagatatgacctccctCGCCTTGTCTCTCTTCATTGCTGAGTATCACTGACTTGTGTTTTTTTCCGTTCACAGTTCGAGGCATCATACCCAGAGGGGCTGTGTCCTGGTTGGAGTGTGATAGTTAAAGGTGAAACAAGCTCCAATGCAAATATGTAAGGGCATTATTTGCAGCCATTTTTCAGAGCATCATGGTGTCTCATGGGACCCAGCTGCCAGGCTTCATGGGTTTGAATCACTCATTTCTCTCGGTTTTTAGGTTTGAAATTAATTTCCTCTGCAATGCAGGAGACCAAATCGCTTTCCACTTTAACCCTCGCTTCTCTGACTCCAAAATCGTCTGCAACTCCTTCCTATCCAACCGCTGGGGGCCAGAAGAAGTAACTGACACCTTCCCCCTAAAAGCAAAGGAACCTTTCCAGGTAATTCAATATCAGCCCACAAATCTTCTGGGGACACTCCCTGCTGGGAGAGACACATGACTGCCAGCCCCGGAGTGGGGACCAGCAGTACAAATCATTCAATCCTTCCTTCAATGCACAGTTCTGCTCAGTTACACTGttgtaaacctggagtaactccaccGACTTCATTAACTCCAATGACAAAATAGGAGAACAGAAATTTGACCTCGTTCGCACTCTGGGCCATATCCAGCCTGGAGTAAAGATGCAGGTGTAACCCCCTGGGCTCAGTTTAGCAGGGATGTAAATGGTAAGGTCAACTACACATCAGTTATAAGATGACTATAAACAAATGTAAGTGGTTAAGTGGT
Proteins encoded:
- the GRIFIN gene encoding grifin produces the protein MALRFEASYPEGLCPGWSVIVKGETSSNANMFEINFLCNAGDQIAFHFNPRFSDSKIVCNSFLSNRWGPEEVTDTFPLKAKEPFQIEIYSDPDYFHVSIDENKILQYKHRQKQLSAITKLQVVNDVRISSMEITKRGLY